The following are encoded together in the Solenopsis invicta isolate M01_SB chromosome 14, UNIL_Sinv_3.0, whole genome shotgun sequence genome:
- the LOC105203903 gene encoding uncharacterized protein LOC105203903: MNCVITKRSILESILYRCQSGQETRPTRGRFNSVYQIYCICYRLITECYVKQDKLKIDMANYNKRRYLAYLWADGIPMPKRTRDRRRRNDDNETNDDIDNQRAEDQLCNNNEIMNQEQANRYDNYICELRANQFDNFNVNDDGNNNPDYDDDNDRENLADIDYYRLDSDSVTSEQANEITENETDSLFTKNNCFDDEIQDDNVDNNDDEGQQKLYCGARITKRESELLIMSFFLRYSLPDRSWENFLKLIDYHLPESKYSTKYRFFKKFPKTKDFDKHYYCAICEDYLEIPNNNQQVLCACGVVNNKKELEKKEKYFLTGKISEKLKDILTDKNIVNHLRKSEASGITSGRIYKKLQRNGVIGENDITLQFNIDGANIFKSSRKSLWPIQVAVNELPYQIRRSNMILAGLWVGDGSPRMDVYLKPFIKEITQLHEDGIMCPILEKGDVNIKVHTLIAILDSTARPKIQEFNQFNGEGGCSFCLNLGETMEKGRGYIRIYRPFVGTLRTSQQVFIDAENAINQNKPINGVKGFSPLSVVPIFDVVRSFVPDYMHANLLGTIRTFCETWFNSIYHNRPWYIGNKRNEVNQRLLSIKPPTEIRRTPSSIEKRGLWKATDWRNFGMYYSLVVLRGILPTKYYEHWFLLVFTLRLLLKENVTETDIDKAKLSIHKFVKLTETLYGPEFLLFNLHLHLHMPRCVRDWGALWDSSAFMYEHGNGILVQLFHGTGSVISQIFKRYELTNFLQKTGPNVFSANTFTPAIDLFGQLVGEEYFVQNAIREDENLVLFGSSNEYVLTQETSLLIGNLLGHNLNNQNDEIQVSSFKRFIWKHTMFHSTSYTRLTKRLNSIVKLLNGKILEIDHLLRVRINEEKYFVLIGRQLIPNTGVIVANYLPLKISSSKFLNVVKNNGRVFCCMVNDIYEKCLCMNVNGIMYVSTLINII, encoded by the exons ATGAACTGTGTGATTACAAAAAGATCGATTCTGGAATCAATTCTGTATCGATGTCAATCCGGCCAAGAAACTCGACCGACTCGCGGCAGGTTCAACTCTGTTTATCAGATTTATTGCATTTGTTATCGATTGATCACGGAAT gTTATGTAAaacaagataaattaaaaattgacatgGCTAATTACAACAAAAGGCGATACTTAGCTTACTTATGGGCAGACGGTATTCCAATGCCCAAAAGAACTCGAGATCGTCGGCGAagaaatgatgataatgaaacgAATGATGATATTGATAATCAACGTGCAGAAGATcaattgtgtaataataatgaaataatgaatcaaGAGCAAGCCAATAGGTATGATAATTACATTTGTGAACTACGAGCTAACCAATTCGATAACTTTAATGTTAATGATGATGGTAATAATAATCCTGACTATGACGATGACAATGATCGAGAGAATTTGGCAGATATTGATTATTATCGATTGGACAGTGATAGCGTTACAAGTGAACAAGCG AATGAAATCACGGAAAATGAAACAGATTCTCTGttcacaaaaaataattgttttgatgaCGAGATTCAAGATGATAATGTTGATAATAACGATGATgag GGACAACAAAAATTGTATTGCGGAGCACGGATTACGAAGCGTGAAAGCGAACTTCTTattatgtctttttttttaagatattctcTTCCAGATAGAAGTTGggagaactttttaaaattaattgattaccATTTGCCAGAGTCAAagtattcaacaaaatatcgatttttcaagaaatttccGAAAACGAAAGACTTTGATAAGCATTACTATTGTGCAATATGTGAAGACTATTTAGAGATTCCAAATAATAATCAACAAGTATTATGCGCATGCGgagttgtaaataataaaaaagaattagagaAAAAGGAGAAATATTTCCTTACAGGGAAAATAtcggaaaaattaaaagatattttaaccGATAAAAACATCGTTAATCATCTTCGCAAAAGTGAAGCTAGTGGAATAACGTCGggcagaatatataaaaaactgcAAAGAAACGGAGTAATTGGAGAAAATGACATAACTCTGCAGTTCAATATTGATGGTGCGAATATTTTCAAGTCGTCAAGAAAATCACTCTGGCCAATACAAGTAGCGGTGAATGAGTTACCCTATCAAATCCGAAGAAGTAACATGATTTTAGCTGGGCTTTGGGTTGGCGACGGTTCACCTCGAATGGATGTATATTTGAAGCCCTTTATAAAAGAGATAACACAATTGCACGAAGACGGAATTATGTGTCCTATTCTTGAAAAGGGAGATGTCAACATCAAAGTTCATACTTTGATCGCAATTCTTGACTCCACTGCTAGACCgaaa ATACAAGAATTTAACCAATTTAATGGTGAGGGTGGATGTTCATTTTGTCTTAATCTCGGAGAGACAATGGAAAAAGGACGTGGTTACATTCGCATTTACCGGCCATTTGTTGGGACTCTTCGAACTTCTCAGCAAGTGTTTATTGACGCAGAAAATgctattaatcaaaataaaccTATCAATGGAGTAAAAGGATTTTCCCCATTATCAGTAGTGCCTATTTTTGATGTTGTTCGGTCATTTGTTCCGGACTACATGCATGCCAATCTTTTAGGAACAATACGAACCTTTTGCGAAACATGGTTTAATAGTATTTATCATAATCGACCGTGGTATATTGGTAACAAAAGAAATGAAGTAAACCAACGGCTTTTATCAATAAAACCGCCTACGGAAATACGACGCACACCTTCGAGCATAGAAAAGCGAGGTTTATGGAAAGCTACGGACTGGCGAAATTTCGGGATGTATTATTCATTAGTAGTTTTACGCGGTATATTACCAACTAAATACTATGAACATTGGTTTTTGTTAGTCTTCACTTTACGTTTACTATTAAAAGAGAACGTAACTGAAACTGACATTGACAAAGCCAAGTTAAGTATTCATAAATTTGTGAAACTAACGGAAACTTTATATGGgccagaatttttattatttaatttgcacCTCCATTTACATATGCCAAGATGTGTTAGAGATTGGGGTGCACTGTGGGATAGTTCGGCATTTATGTATGAACATGGTAATGGCATTCTAGTGCAACTTTTCCATGGTACAGGATCTGTcatatctcaaatttttaagCGTTATGAACTTACAAATTTCCTTCAAAAGACAGGTCCAAATGTTTTTAGTGCGAACACATTTACTCCAGCAATTGATCTGTTTGGACAACTCGTTGGAGAGGAATATTTTGTGCAAAATGCGATAAGAGAAGACGAAAATTTGGTTCTATTTGGTAGTAGCAATGAATATGTTCTGACCCAAGAAACTTCACTGTTAATTGGGAACTTATTGGGGCATAATTTGAATAATCAAAACGACGAAATTCAGGTTTCtagttttaaaagatttatctgGAAACATACAATGTTCCATTCTACATCGTACACGCGATTAACTAAAAGACTGAATTccattgtaaaattattaaatggaaaaataCTAGAAATTGATCATTTATTGCGTGTTCGcattaatgaagaaaaatattttgttctaaTTGGTCGACAGCTAATACCAAATACTGGCGTAATAGTGGCCAATTACTTACCGTTAAAAATATCCAGCTCCAAGTTTTTAaatgtagtaaaaaataatgGCCGCGTTTTTTGTTGTATGGTTAatgatatatatgaaaaatgtcTTTGTATGAATGTCAATGGTATAATGTATGTAAgcacattaattaatattatttga
- the LOC113006144 gene encoding uncharacterized protein LOC113006144, with product MEMAIVTDQEKEIKDVPKARNHRKEKNNDFKQLLNLKETNINVQDDVTVSPIKTKIDENIQVKYKTVSKSSFLQLDDSKLNKSIVLIGGIEVPQEKLALCSRKASLTKFVKDVMLLIFTEQEMANSSLTGTTPNLHANHKDDVLQKQKLDPIRVKALHDYVAKEMPSRYDVKLVQEAIKQKLHYISKRVNGVAFKKEAKLSA from the exons ATGGAAATGGCAATTGTTACTGACCAAGAGAAAGAAATCAAAGATGTGCCAAAAGCAAGAAATCATAGAAAAGAGaagaataatgattttaaacaaTTGCTGAATTTAAAGGAAACAAATATCAATGTCCAAGATGATGTTACTGTATCAccaataaaaactaaaatagaCGAAAATATTCAAGTAAAATACAAAACCGTTTCAAAATCATCATTTTTACAATTGGATGATTCT aaactAAATAAATCCATTGTACTTATTGGTGGTATTGAAGTGCCACAAGAAAAATTAGCTCTGTGTTCACGAAAAGCATCATTAACCAAATTTGTAAAGGATGTAATGCTCCTTATTTTTACTGAACAAGAGATGGCTAATTCTTCGTTAACTGGCACTACACCAAACCTACACGCAAATCATAAAGATGATGTACTTCAAAAACAGAAGTTGGATCCAATTAGAGTCAAAGCTTTACACg actatgTAGCAAAAGAAATGCCATCAAGATACGATGTAAAACTTGTGCAGGAAGCCATAAAGCAAAAACTCCATTATATTAGTAAAAGAGTTAACGGGGTAGCGTTTAAAAAAGAGGCCAAATTATCAgcgtaa
- the LOC120359576 gene encoding uncharacterized protein LOC120359576, whose translation MERSPQDKLNDLTVVNLKDIARQIGVSTSGTKVELVARILAGGEDEWRGAYEHLVGREAQGSSADANADVSEQQSSSGGRTPLPSDWREREIEMLRREKALLERELSLARREARMEMNAESSDGDYCVQGFETWKKQVELLREEYRLDENSTRILINLRLKDKALTWFHSKPEHLRLNAADLLSEMSRMFNNRPSALALRRDFEKRKWRGNETFAEYYHEKVVLANRASVGEQELVNRLIDGVQDTQMRNQARMHRFKSAADVLDAFRELSLNEGPGDGGERAARGQRPAPKAGGRGTSTTKGDTIRCYNCGTTGHFSRDCKEEQKRAKGSCFGCGSLEHRVKECPKSRPKAKNTTNVVQTISPSVPYLVTLAYRVADASGSVCKYSLMAMIDSGSPISLIKGDFVPTHARAPFVKQQSFFGINGTKLEILGTFEDVIEVNNIELKINFFVVPDTAMACAALLGRDFTSSPVIEITLGEKFSVSRANSRTADSPDFSKQILTISYVDHPSSVAEAININPQIDFKTKERIEKLYHSKNIIDTGVANPQKEIEMSINLTHDRPISFRPRRLSFADKEKLRQILDKLLQEKIIRPSNSPYAFPIVLVRKKDGESRLCVDYRELNRITVKDNFPTPLIDDHLDSLRGKSYFSRFDLRNGFHHVKVADGSVKYTSFVTPLGQFEFLKTPFGLMNAPRVFQRYINGIFCDLIRDNKILIYLDDILIATENVDEHLEILCEVFNLARRHELQFRLDKCSFLYREIIYLGYLIDESGIRPSATNVESVVDFPVPPDSCHLFAEIGNGASL comes from the exons ATGGAACGGTCACCTCAAGATAAATTGAACGATTTAACCGTCGTGAACTTGAAGGATATCGCGCGACAGATTGGAGTGTCTACGAGTGGCACAAAGGTCGAATTGGTGGCGCGGATATTGGCGGGCGGTGAGGACGAGTGGCGAGGTGCATATGAGCATCTCGTGGGGCGTGAGGCGCAAGGGTCGTCGGCGGACGCGAATGCGGATGTGTCGGAGCAGCAGTCGAGTTCGGGTGGTAGAACGCCACTGCCATCAGAttggagggagagagagatagagatgtTGAGACGCGAGAAAGCTCTTTTAGAGCGAGAATTGAGTCTTGCCCGTCGAGAAGCGAGAATGGAAATGAACGCTGAGAGCAGCGATGGCGACTACTGCGTTCAAGG CTTCGAAACCTGGAAGAAACAAGTCGAACTTTTGCGTGAAGAATACCGATTAGACGAGAATTCGACTAGGATATTGATCAATTTGAGGTTGAAAGACAAAGCCTTGACCTGGTTTCACTCAAAACCAGAGCATCTACGGTTGAATGCGGCAGACTTGCTGTCGGAGATGTCTCGTATGTTCAATAATCGCCCCAGTGCGCTGGCATTGAGGCGTGATTTTGAGAAGCGGAAATGGCGGGGCAACGAAACCTTTGCGGAATATTACCACGAGAAGGTGGTTCTCGCTAACAGAGCATCCGTCGGCGAGCAGGAGCTCGTTAACCGCTTAATCGACGGGGTGCAGGACACGCAAATGCGGAATCAGGCGCGGATGCATCGCTTCAAGTCGGCGGCGGACGTGTTGGATGCGTTCAGAGAGCTGTCGTTGAATGAAGGGCCCGGGGACGGCGGGGAGCGAGCTGCGAGGGGACAGCGACCAGCGCCGAAGGCCGGAGGAAGAGGAACATCTACGACGAAAGGCGATACCATCCGTTGCTATAATTGTGGGACGACCGGACATTTCTCTAGGGACTGCAAGGAGGAACAGAAGCGGGCGAAGGGCTCGTGCTTCGGATGTGGCAGTTTGGAGCACCGCGTGAAGGAGTGTCCGAAGTCGCGGCCGAAAGCGAAGAATACGACGAACGTGGTTCAGACGATCTCGCCGAGCGTTCCATACCTGGTAACTCTTGCGTATCGGGTCGCGGACGCGTCTGGTAGCGTATGTAAATATTCATTGATGGCGATGATTGATTCAGGGTCCCCCATTAGTCTAATTAAAGGCGATTTTGTACCGACTCATGCTCGTGCGCCGTTTGTTAAACAACAATCTTTTTTTGGTATTAACGGAACTAAGTTGGAAATATTGGGGACCTTCGAGGATGTCATTGAAGTTAATAATAtcgaattgaaaataaatttttttgttgtaccGGATACGGCGATGGCATGTGCTGCTTTGCTCGGTCGAGACTTTACATCGTCGCCGGTGATAGAGATAACCTTGGGGGAAAAATTTAGTGTATCGAGGGCAAATTCGCGAACGGCGGATAGTCCGGATTTTTCGAAGCAAATTTTAACTATATCGTATGTCGACCACCCGTCGTCGGTTGCCGAGGCGATAAACATTAATCCGCAAATTGATTTCAAAACGAAAGAACGCattgaaaaattgtatcatAGTAAGAATATTATTGACACGGGAGTCGCAAATCctcaaaaagaaattgaaatgaGCATAAATTTGACGCATGATCGGCCTATCAGTTTTAGACCGCGAAGACTCTCGTTTGCCGATAAAGAGAAATTAAGACAAATATTAGATAAACTGTTACAAGAGAAAATAATAAGACCAAGCAATTCGCCATACGCTTTTCCAATTGTACTTGTACGTAAGAAAGACGGCGAATCGCGATTATGCGTCGATTATCGCGAACTTAATAGGATAACTGTGAAGGATAATTTTCCGACACCTTTGATCGATGATCACTTGGACAGCTTGCGAGGAAAGTCCTACTTTTCGAGATTCGATTTAAGAAATGGATTCCACCACGTTAAGGTTGCCGACGGGTCGGTGAAGTATACGTCTTTTGTGACCCCCTTGGgccaatttgaatttttaaaaacgcctTTTGGGTTAATGAATGCTCCGCGTGTTTTTCAGCGATATATTAACGGCATTTTCTGCGATTTGATTCGagacaataaaatattgatatatcttGACGATATATTAATTGCGACCGAGAATGTTGACGAGCATTTGGAGATTCTTTGCGAAGTCTTCAATTTGGCTCGGCGGCATGAATTGCAGTTTCGCTTGGATAAATGTTCGTTCCTATATCGCGAGATTATCTACCTTGGATATTTGATTGACGAGAGCGGCATTCGACCCAGTGCTACGAATGTGGAATCTGTTGTCGATTTTCCGGTACCAC CCGATTCTTGCCATTTATTCGCCGAGATTGGCAACGGAGCTTCATTGTGA